Within Raineyella sp. W15-4, the genomic segment GATCGGCGGATCCCCCCAGGCCACTGCCAGCGAGCCGGTCGTCGCGCGGCGCGGCGACCCCAGCAGAGTGGCCGGGGCGTCGGCCACCAGGGCCGTACAGAGGGCCCTGGTCGCGTCGTCGACCGGCGGATCCGGCAGCTGCACCGGGGCGCTGCAGCCGGCCAGCAGGATCGTCGTGGCGGTCGCGACACCGAGGGCGGCGGGTCGGACACCGAGGGCGGCAGGCCGGGCGTCCCTCACTCGGCCATCACCGGGCAGGTGACGGTGCGGGTGATCCCGTCCACCTCCTGGACCGCCCGGATCAGTCGTCCCAGGGCCAGCATGTCCGCGGCGTGTGCCCGTACGATCACGTCGTACGGCCCGGTCACCCCGTCGGCGCCGGTGACCCCGCCGATGCTGCGGATCGCGGCG encodes:
- a CDS encoding DUF3515 domain-containing protein; translated protein: MRDARPAALGVRPAALGVATATTILLAGCSAPVQLPDPPVDDATRALCTALVADAPATLLGSPRRATTGSLAVAWGDPPITLACGLPQPAGLTPTSQCLEVNGVGWWSQDGVTGTVFTTVGRAAYVQVGVPNSYGNTGDALAELASVVADHDTLLRPCVG
- a CDS encoding Lrp/AsnC ligand binding domain-containing protein → MVGTAKVEAYVLVQTEVGRSEEVIAAIRSIGGVTGADGVTGPYDVIVRAHAADMLALGRLIRAVQEVDGITRTVTCPVMAE